In the genome of Streptomyces fagopyri, the window TTGACGACCCCCTGTGGTGCGCGCCACTACCTTCGACCACGTGACTGTGATCGCGACCGAAAGCCTGAGCAAGCGGTACCCACGGGTGACCGCTCTTGACCGGCTCTCCGTGGACGTCGGACCCGGTGTGACCGGACTCGTCGGAGCCAACGGAGCCGGCAAGTCCACACTGATCAAGATCCTGCTGGGTCTGTCCCCCGCCACCGAGGGCCGCGCACGGGTGCTCGGCCTGGACGTCGCCACCGAGGGCGGCGCCATCCGCGAGCGGGTCGGGTACATGCCGGAGCACGACTGCCTGCCCCCCGACGTCTCGGCCACCGAGTTCGTCGTGCACATGGCGCGCATGTCCGGACTCCCGCCCGCCGCCGCCCGCGAACGCACCGCGGACACCCTGCGCCACGTCGGCCTCTACGAGGAGCGCTACCGTCCCATCGGCGGCTACTCGACGGGCATGAAGCAGCGCGTCAAACTCGCGCAGGCGCTCGTCCACGACCCCCAGCTGGTCTTCCTCGACGAGCCGACCAACGGCCTCGACCCGGTCGGCCGCGACGAGATGCTCGGCCTGATCCGCCGTATCCACACCGACTTCGGGATCTCGGTCCTGGTCACCTCCCACCTGCTGGGCGAACTGGAGCGGACCTGCGACCACGTCGTGGTCGTCGACGGCGGCAAGCTGCTGCGGTCCAGCTCCACCACGGACTTCACCCAGAGCACGACGACCCTCGCCATCGAGGTCACCGACACCGACGAGCACCCGGACGGCACCCGCGCGGCGCGCGACGCGCTCCGGGCGCGCGGGGTGGAGACGCACGACGGCAGCGGACTGCCGGGCGCGGGACACGTCCTGCTGCTGACCGCCGACGGGGAGGACACCTACGACCTCGTCCGCGACGTCGTCGCCGACCTCGGCCTCGGCCTGGTCCGCATGGAACAGCGCAGGCACCACATCGCCGAGGTCTTCAAGGACAGCGACACCGAACGCGACGAGCAGCGGAAGGAGGCGGTCGGCCATGGCGGTTGAGCAGCCCCTCGCCCAGAACGGCGAGCAGACCCGGATCCACAACATCGGCTACCGCCACTACGACGGCCCCCGCCTGGGCCGCGCGTACGCCCGCCGCTCCCTGTACTCGCAGTCGCTGCGCGGCTCCTACGGACTCGGCCGCTCGGTCAAGTCCAAGGTGCTGCCCATGCTGCTCTTCGTGGTGATGTGCGTACCCGCGCTCATCATGGTCGCGGTCGCGGTCGCCACCAAGGCGAAGGACCTGCCCGTCGACTACACCCGCTACGCGGTCATCATGCAGGCGGTCATCGGCCTGTACGTCGCCTCCCAGGGACCGCAGTCCGTCTCACGCGACCTGCGTTTCAAGACCGTACCGCTGTACTTCTCGCGCCCCATCGAGACCGTCGACTACGTACGCGCCAAATACGCGGCGCTCGCCTCGGCGCTGTTCGTGCTCACCGCCGCGCCGCTGATCGTGCTCTACGTAGGGGCGCTGCTCGCGAAGCTCGACTTCGCCGACCAGTCCAAGGGCTTCGGACAGGGACTCGTCTCGGTGGCACTGCTGTCGCTGCTCTTCGCCGGCATCGGCCTGGTCATCTCGGCGATCACCCCGCGCCGCGGCTTCGGCATCGCCGCCGTCATCGCCGCCCTGACCATCTCCTACGGGGCGGTCTCCACCGTCCAGGCGATCGCTTTCAACCAGTCCAGCACGGGAGCGGTCCCGTGGCTCGGTCTCTTCTCGCCGATCACCCTCATCGACGGTGTGCAGACGGCCTTCCTCGGCGCCACCTCCGCCTTCCCCGGCGGGGAGGGCCCCTCGTCCGGGCAGGGTGTCGTCTACCTCATCGTCGTCCTGGGCCTCATCGCCGGCTGCTACGGCCTCCTGATGCGCCGCTACCGAAAGGTCGGGCTGTGACCACGCTCAACATCGACCACGTCTCCCGCTGGTTCGGCAACGTGGTGGCGGTCAACGACATCACGATGACGATCGGCCCCGGGGTGACCGGCCTGCTCGGCCCGAACGGAGCCGGGAAGTCCACCCTCATCAACATGATGGGCGGCTTCCTCGCCCCCTCCACGGGCACCGTCACCCTCGACGGCCGCCCGACCTGGCGCAACGAGGACATCTACCGGCACATCGGCATCGTCCCCGAGCGCGAGGCGATGTACGACTTCCTCACCGGCCACGAGTTCGTCGTCGCCAACGCGGAACTGCACGGACTCGGTGCGAAGGCCGCCGGGCGGGCCCTCGCCACGGTCGAGATGGAGTACGCGCAGGACCGCAAGATCTCCACGTACTCCAAGGGCATGCGCCAGCGCGTGAAGATGGCCTCGGCCCTCGTCCACGAGCCGTCCCTGCTGCTGCTCGACGAGCCCTTCAACGGCATGGACCCGCGCCAGCGCATGCAGCTCATGGACCTGCTGCGCCGGATGGGCGACGAGGGCCGCACGGTGCTGTTCTCGTCCCACATCCTCGAAGAGGTCGAGCAGCTCGCCGCCCACATCGAGGTGATCGTCGCCGGCCGGCACGCGGCGAGCGGCGACTTCCGGCGCATCCGCCGGCTGATGACCGACCGCCCGCACCGCTACCTCGTCCGCTCCAGCGACGACCGGACGCTGGCCGCCGCGCTGATCGCC includes:
- a CDS encoding ABC transporter ATP-binding protein, with amino-acid sequence MIATESLSKRYPRVTALDRLSVDVGPGVTGLVGANGAGKSTLIKILLGLSPATEGRARVLGLDVATEGGAIRERVGYMPEHDCLPPDVSATEFVVHMARMSGLPPAAARERTADTLRHVGLYEERYRPIGGYSTGMKQRVKLAQALVHDPQLVFLDEPTNGLDPVGRDEMLGLIRRIHTDFGISVLVTSHLLGELERTCDHVVVVDGGKLLRSSSTTDFTQSTTTLAIEVTDTDEHPDGTRAARDALRARGVETHDGSGLPGAGHVLLLTADGEDTYDLVRDVVADLGLGLVRMEQRRHHIAEVFKDSDTERDEQRKEAVGHGG
- a CDS encoding ABC transporter ATP-binding protein, with the translated sequence MTTLNIDHVSRWFGNVVAVNDITMTIGPGVTGLLGPNGAGKSTLINMMGGFLAPSTGTVTLDGRPTWRNEDIYRHIGIVPEREAMYDFLTGHEFVVANAELHGLGAKAAGRALATVEMEYAQDRKISTYSKGMRQRVKMASALVHEPSLLLLDEPFNGMDPRQRMQLMDLLRRMGDEGRTVLFSSHILEEVEQLAAHIEVIVAGRHAASGDFRRIRRLMTDRPHRYLVRSSDDRTLAAALIADPSTSGIEVDLAEGALRVQAVDFGRFTTLLPRVAREHGIRLLTVSPSDESLESVFSYLVAA
- a CDS encoding ABC transporter permease yields the protein MAVEQPLAQNGEQTRIHNIGYRHYDGPRLGRAYARRSLYSQSLRGSYGLGRSVKSKVLPMLLFVVMCVPALIMVAVAVATKAKDLPVDYTRYAVIMQAVIGLYVASQGPQSVSRDLRFKTVPLYFSRPIETVDYVRAKYAALASALFVLTAAPLIVLYVGALLAKLDFADQSKGFGQGLVSVALLSLLFAGIGLVISAITPRRGFGIAAVIAALTISYGAVSTVQAIAFNQSSTGAVPWLGLFSPITLIDGVQTAFLGATSAFPGGEGPSSGQGVVYLIVVLGLIAGCYGLLMRRYRKVGL